Proteins found in one Methanobrevibacter sp. genomic segment:
- a CDS encoding DUF368 domain-containing protein → MGSADIVPGVSGGTIALITGIYEHLVHAISKIRFRCLKPLLKGNFNEFKLKFEEDIDYRFFIPLLLGIGIAMLSLAKVITYCMDVYTAVTYSFFLGLILASSYVLYRQIAKVSLKHIFFTVIGLVLAYIFVSLNPIAANHSLPVLFVSGLIAICAMILPGISGSFLLLLLGQYEHMLNAIETFNIVEIVVFIVGAVIGILGFSRLLNYLLENYKEMTMAFLIGVMIGTLKIPAVNIVQSASTGIFDIVTCIVAAVAGLVIIIVMETRFDYIE, encoded by the coding sequence ATGGGTTCTGCAGATATTGTTCCAGGGGTTTCAGGAGGAACAATAGCTTTAATCACTGGAATATATGAACATCTGGTTCATGCGATTAGTAAAATAAGGTTCAGATGCCTAAAGCCTTTGCTGAAAGGAAATTTCAACGAGTTCAAGTTGAAATTCGAGGAAGATATTGATTATAGGTTTTTCATACCACTTCTTTTAGGGATTGGTATAGCAATGCTAAGTTTGGCTAAGGTCATCACTTATTGTATGGATGTATACACTGCAGTTACATATTCCTTCTTTTTAGGTCTTATTTTGGCTTCTTCCTATGTATTGTATAGGCAAATTGCTAAGGTAAGTCTGAAACATATATTTTTTACAGTAATTGGTTTGGTTTTGGCATATATTTTTGTAAGCTTAAATCCGATTGCAGCTAACCATTCTTTGCCGGTATTGTTCGTTTCAGGTTTGATAGCTATCTGTGCAATGATTCTGCCGGGGATTTCAGGATCGTTTCTATTGCTCCTTTTAGGCCAATATGAACATATGCTTAATGCTATTGAAACATTCAATATTGTAGAGATAGTCGTTTTCATTGTTGGTGCAGTTATTGGTATTTTGGGTTTTTCAAGACTTTTAAATTACTTGCTTGAAAACTATAAGGAAATGACAATGGCATTTTTAATAGGTGTAATGATAGGTACTCTTAAGATTCCTGCAGTCAACATTGTTCAATCAGCTTCTACAGGAATATTTGATATTGTTACATGCATTGTAGCTGCTGTTGCAGGTCTTGTCATTATCATTGTTATGGAAACTAGATTTGATTATATTGAATAG
- a CDS encoding DUF5814 domain-containing protein, which produces MLVLKKLKKQWKLYPIGSPKGALNTKRTPEFVGTIKFKEDDEGNISINRFIADYSYNDNSTLNEKLMPPQEVIKLLRSQAVFLASRDKKVEDYLKSLNIKVRHTKVCDYCAYDGDITIVNSDYSYKHNNQVICKQCAYDTIKNEIKIRGFDKKIFRNLKNLLEKTGNLSEVLSVLSPNFDAIKNKNLTLFDRIDNKSKIKIPDIEMKRLKIPKRFRDILIKNGNKKLLPVQILAIKDGLLKGQDELVVSATGSGKTLVGELAGITQALNGKKFVFLTPLVALANQKYRDFKKKYKKLGLNVAIKVGRNRVKAKGELKLPDSDISKADIVVATYEGIDYLLRSGNTKALKDLGVVLIDEIHMIDDEDRGTRLNGLIKRIKHLYPHTQMIGLSATIKNPKFLASEFNMKLVEYPNRPVPLERHLVYLRNESEKRFLMSKLVKKEYNTKSSRGYRGQTIIFTNSRRKTHQIANYLQNKKINAAAYHAGLSYNKKEKIEKDFDKGKISVVVTTAALAAGVDFPASQVIFDSLIMGNKWISPNEFSQMLGRAGRPSYHDRGIVYLLPEVGNSFEGVSEEAMALELLESDSEDVYIEYDEESAYEQILADISSKSIKNMQQLHDFYKGVDIPVSLKITADELEDLGLIDIDPNSRIGVTDYGRAVSMSFLSIPDAEFIRSSLDSRSYLKNYVKQSPFYKNKDKMNRLKVKILAIAMDLEMFENAYLSSVIHNQIANALKIKFSTRLFAESTLDIISSGEAIEKLDKKYQDAIIALQSDFLKCKCEDRPFCRCLQLGISEVIINERLKGNDPIDISNKLFRKYQIQVYPGDIFAWLDNFIKNLDAIKRIAGSFNNKKVEKETHKLIKAIENG; this is translated from the coding sequence ATGTTAGTTTTAAAGAAATTAAAAAAACAATGGAAATTATATCCAATAGGATCTCCAAAAGGTGCGTTAAACACCAAAAGGACTCCTGAATTTGTCGGAACAATCAAATTCAAAGAGGATGATGAAGGTAATATTTCAATTAACCGTTTCATAGCAGATTATAGCTATAATGACAATTCCACATTAAACGAGAAGCTCATGCCTCCTCAAGAAGTAATCAAGCTTCTAAGATCACAGGCAGTATTTCTTGCTAGCAGAGATAAAAAAGTGGAGGATTACTTAAAATCACTCAATATCAAGGTCAGACACACAAAAGTCTGTGATTACTGCGCATATGATGGGGATATCACTATCGTAAACTCCGATTATTCATATAAGCACAACAATCAGGTAATATGCAAACAATGTGCATATGACACAATAAAAAATGAAATCAAAATTAGGGGTTTCGATAAAAAGATCTTTAGAAATCTTAAAAATTTGCTTGAAAAAACTGGAAACTTATCAGAAGTATTATCAGTACTCTCTCCCAATTTTGATGCAATCAAAAATAAAAACCTCACGTTATTTGATAGAATAGATAATAAGTCAAAGATTAAAATACCAGACATTGAAATGAAACGCCTTAAAATTCCTAAAAGGTTTAGGGATATTCTTATTAAAAACGGTAATAAAAAACTTCTTCCAGTTCAGATTTTAGCTATTAAGGATGGTCTTCTTAAAGGTCAGGACGAGCTTGTTGTAAGCGCTACCGGAAGTGGTAAAACACTTGTTGGCGAACTTGCAGGAATAACTCAGGCCTTGAATGGTAAAAAATTTGTTTTCCTAACTCCTTTGGTGGCATTGGCTAATCAGAAGTACAGGGATTTTAAAAAAAAATATAAAAAATTAGGATTAAATGTAGCTATTAAGGTAGGTCGTAATCGTGTTAAAGCAAAGGGAGAACTTAAACTTCCGGATTCAGACATTTCAAAAGCAGATATAGTTGTTGCAACTTATGAGGGCATTGATTATCTTTTAAGAAGTGGCAATACAAAGGCTCTTAAAGATTTGGGGGTTGTTTTAATTGACGAGATTCACATGATTGACGATGAGGATCGTGGAACCCGTTTAAACGGCTTAATTAAAAGAATAAAACATTTATATCCACACACTCAAATGATTGGTCTTTCAGCAACCATTAAAAATCCCAAGTTCTTAGCTTCAGAATTTAACATGAAACTGGTGGAATATCCAAATAGGCCAGTTCCATTGGAAAGGCATTTGGTTTATTTAAGAAACGAGTCAGAAAAACGTTTTTTAATGAGTAAATTAGTTAAAAAGGAGTATAATACCAAATCTTCAAGAGGATATAGGGGGCAAACTATAATCTTCACCAATTCAAGGCGTAAAACTCATCAGATAGCAAATTATCTTCAAAACAAAAAGATTAATGCCGCAGCTTATCATGCAGGTTTATCCTATAACAAGAAAGAGAAAATAGAAAAAGATTTTGACAAAGGAAAAATATCCGTTGTTGTAACTACTGCCGCTTTAGCAGCAGGGGTTGATTTTCCCGCTTCTCAAGTAATATTTGATAGTTTAATAATGGGGAATAAGTGGATTTCCCCTAATGAATTTTCACAGATGCTTGGACGTGCAGGAAGACCTAGCTATCATGACAGGGGAATTGTATATCTTTTGCCGGAAGTTGGGAACTCTTTTGAAGGTGTTAGTGAAGAGGCAATGGCTTTAGAACTTCTTGAAAGCGATAGCGAGGATGTTTATATTGAGTATGATGAAGAAAGTGCCTATGAACAAATCCTTGCAGACATTTCTTCAAAATCAATTAAAAACATGCAACAGCTGCATGATTTTTATAAAGGGGTTGATATTCCAGTCAGCTTAAAAATAACTGCTGATGAGTTGGAAGATTTAGGCTTAATAGATATAGATCCAAATTCAAGAATAGGGGTGACTGATTATGGAAGGGCTGTTTCAATGTCATTTTTATCAATTCCCGATGCTGAGTTCATCCGGTCTTCTTTAGATAGTAGGAGCTATCTTAAAAACTATGTTAAGCAATCTCCATTTTATAAAAACAAGGATAAGATGAATAGATTGAAGGTAAAGATTTTAGCTATTGCAATGGATTTGGAAATGTTTGAAAATGCATATCTGTCTTCTGTTATTCATAACCAAATTGCAAATGCATTAAAAATCAAATTTTCAACAAGGCTTTTTGCAGAATCCACACTGGACATCATTTCCAGCGGAGAGGCAATTGAAAAGCTGGATAAGAAATATCAGGATGCAATCATAGCTCTTCAATCTGACTTCTTAAAATGCAAATGTGAAGATAGGCCATTTTGCAGGTGTCTTCAACTTGGAATTAGTGAAGTAATTATAAATGAGCGTTTAAAGGGCAACGACCCTATTGACATTTCAAACAAGCTATTCAGAAAATATCAGATTCAGGTTTATCCAGGAGACATATTTGCATGGCTCGACAACTTCATTAAGAATTTGGATGCGATCAAAAGGATTGCAGGTTCATTTAACAACAAAAAGGTTGAAAAGGAAACTCACAAATTAATAAAGGCTATTGAAAATGGTTGA
- a CDS encoding DUF123 domain-containing protein, which translates to MKGTYCLIVDLDKDSIIKIGKVLGEIEFKKGCYVYIGSAMNSLEGRVRRHLSNDKRKHWHIDYLLLNDSTNVLNVMMHVSDEKMECELARHISENEKTVPKFGCSDCNCESHLIYFENSQLAIEKIKEACKKLKIQYLTLEDFNHFQ; encoded by the coding sequence ATGAAAGGAACTTATTGTCTGATTGTTGATTTGGATAAAGACTCAATAATCAAAATCGGTAAAGTTTTGGGCGAAATTGAATTTAAGAAAGGCTGTTATGTGTATATCGGCTCTGCAATGAACTCACTTGAAGGGAGAGTACGCAGACATTTAAGTAACGATAAACGAAAACATTGGCATATTGATTATCTCCTATTAAATGATAGCACAAATGTATTAAATGTAATGATGCATGTATCTGATGAGAAAATGGAATGTGAATTAGCAAGACACATATCTGAAAATGAAAAAACGGTTCCGAAGTTCGGTTGTTCTGATTGTAACTGTGAAAGCCATTTGATATATTTTGAAAACTCCCAACTAGCAATTGAAAAAATAAAAGAAGCCTGTAAAAAGTTAAAAATCCAATACCTGACTTTAGAAGATTTCAACCATTTTCAATAG
- a CDS encoding DUF371 domain-containing protein encodes MIFEITTKGHKNVTSNHKSTFEITTDPEIGPTADCIIGVAMDKTMNNFSEEFKSKIANPSTEIHVILDTENGHDEIVGYGHEDLDLTHQSDIVCRKSDYVCNRTLMINADKAAKDLDKNLIDDLKQEKEMKVIIKLVI; translated from the coding sequence ATGATTTTTGAAATAACTACAAAAGGACATAAAAATGTAACTTCAAATCATAAATCCACATTTGAAATTACAACAGATCCTGAAATCGGACCAACTGCAGATTGTATTATTGGTGTAGCTATGGATAAAACTATGAATAACTTTTCTGAGGAGTTCAAATCTAAGATAGCTAATCCCAGCACAGAAATTCATGTTATTTTAGATACTGAAAATGGCCATGATGAGATAGTTGGTTATGGTCATGAGGATTTGGATTTGACCCATCAGAGTGACATTGTTTGTCGAAAAAGCGATTATGTCTGCAATAGAACATTGATGATTAATGCAGATAAGGCTGCAAAAGATTTGGATAAGAATCTTATTGATGATTTAAAACAGGAAAAAGAAATGAAAGTTATTATTAAATTAGTGATATAA
- a CDS encoding MBL fold metallo-hydrolase: MRLVSIASGSSGNCTLIDTEETHILVDAGITRKRISEGLNEVGVSIDEIDGIVITHEHIDHIRALGVISRNDDIQIYATAGTMEGIKNRKDLGKINADYFNVIETGISFEIGDITVSPFETYHDTNEPCGYTFTQNDKKAAVMTDTGIYDGAIAEMLKDCNALLLESNHDIEMLRNGDYPEFLKRRILGNEGHMSNHLCAHLIEKILHDGVAGVVLGHLSKDNNTPEKALETVKQRINEYHEECDADDFDIFVAERHSVSRVIEF, from the coding sequence ATGAGATTGGTTAGTATTGCAAGTGGAAGCAGTGGAAACTGTACTTTAATAGATACAGAGGAAACACATATCTTAGTGGATGCTGGAATCACTAGAAAAAGAATTTCTGAAGGATTAAATGAGGTTGGCGTTTCCATCGATGAAATTGATGGGATTGTTATAACCCACGAACACATTGATCATATCAGGGCCCTTGGGGTTATTTCAAGAAATGACGACATTCAGATATATGCAACTGCCGGAACAATGGAAGGTATAAAAAATAGGAAGGATTTGGGAAAAATCAATGCAGATTATTTTAATGTCATAGAAACAGGCATATCATTTGAAATAGGTGACATTACAGTTTCTCCATTCGAAACATATCATGACACCAATGAGCCATGCGGTTATACCTTCACTCAAAATGACAAGAAAGCTGCTGTAATGACTGATACGGGGATTTATGATGGTGCAATTGCAGAAATGCTTAAGGATTGCAACGCTTTGCTTTTGGAATCAAATCATGATATTGAAATGTTGAGGAATGGGGATTATCCTGAATTTTTAAAGCGCAGAATATTGGGAAATGAGGGACACATGTCCAATCATTTATGTGCACATCTAATTGAAAAGATTCTCCATGATGGTGTTGCGGGTGTTGTTTTGGGACATTTAAGCAAAGACAACAATACTCCTGAAAAGGCATTGGAAACTGTCAAGCAGAGAATCAATGAATATCACGAGGAATGCGATGCCGATGATTTTGACATCTTCGTTGCTGAAAGACATTCCGTGTCCAGGGTAATCGAATTTTAG
- a CDS encoding DUF167 family protein: MSHDLEKAITDKEGNVLVDIEVSPNSKKFEISDYNDWRNRIEIRIKQVPQKGKANKEICKELSNIFDCDVAIFKGEKSSQKTVIFKNSSKEAILNKFLEVMD, encoded by the coding sequence ATGTCTCATGATTTAGAAAAAGCAATAACAGACAAAGAAGGGAATGTTTTGGTAGATATTGAAGTTTCTCCAAACTCTAAAAAATTTGAAATTTCCGATTACAACGACTGGAGAAATAGGATTGAAATCAGAATAAAACAGGTTCCTCAAAAGGGCAAGGCTAATAAGGAAATTTGTAAAGAGCTGTCTAATATTTTTGATTGTGATGTTGCTATTTTTAAAGGAGAAAAATCCTCTCAGAAAACCGTAATATTTAAAAATTCTTCAAAGGAAGCTATTTTAAATAAATTTCTAGAAGTGATGGATTAA
- the galU gene encoding UTP--glucose-1-phosphate uridylyltransferase GalU → MKAVIPAAGFGTRFLPATKAQPKEMLPVFDKPTIQYVIEEAVASGIDDILIVTGKNKRSIEDHFDKSFELEYTLQTAGKDDYLKQVREITDLADICYVRQKEQKGLGDAIYCARKHIGNEPFAVMLGDTITKGKEPCTKQLIDVYNKYDASAIAVEEVPIEKVERYGIIKGEEIEKDIYRIDQLVEKPLKDHAPSNLAIMGRYVLTPDIFDKLEETEPGVGGEIQLTDALSKLDAIYGAVFDGKTYDIGNRLEWLKTSIEFALDDSNSRDDLIEYLKTII, encoded by the coding sequence ATGAAGGCAGTAATTCCGGCAGCAGGTTTTGGAACAAGATTTTTACCTGCAACTAAAGCACAACCAAAAGAAATGTTACCTGTTTTTGACAAACCAACTATTCAATATGTGATTGAGGAGGCAGTGGCTTCTGGAATCGATGACATTTTAATTGTAACAGGTAAAAACAAACGTTCAATTGAAGATCACTTTGACAAATCCTTTGAACTAGAATATACTCTTCAGACAGCAGGAAAAGATGACTATCTAAAACAAGTAAGGGAAATTACAGATTTGGCAGATATATGTTATGTTCGTCAAAAAGAACAAAAGGGACTTGGAGATGCAATATATTGTGCTAGAAAACATATTGGGAATGAACCTTTTGCTGTAATGCTTGGAGATACAATAACAAAAGGTAAGGAACCATGTACAAAACAATTGATTGACGTTTACAATAAATATGATGCTTCAGCTATTGCAGTTGAAGAGGTTCCTATTGAAAAAGTAGAAAGATATGGAATTATCAAAGGAGAGGAAATTGAAAAGGATATCTATAGGATAGATCAGTTGGTAGAAAAACCTTTAAAAGACCACGCGCCTTCAAATTTAGCTATTATGGGTCGTTATGTTTTAACTCCTGATATTTTTGACAAATTGGAAGAAACAGAACCCGGTGTTGGTGGTGAAATACAGCTAACAGATGCCTTATCAAAATTAGACGCTATTTATGGTGCTGTTTTCGACGGTAAAACATATGATATTGGAAATCGTTTGGAATGGTTAAAAACATCTATTGAATTTGCTTTGGATGATTCTAATTCCAGAGATGATTTAATAGAATATCTAAAAACAATTATCTGA
- a CDS encoding TIGR04083 family peptide-modifying radical SAM enzyme, with translation MTFHVMIIPTLNCPSNCKYCWGSEKESPVMDIKIIDQIVDWLKDFRDDKVHFTFHGGEPLLAGYDFYKYALEKLNTLPNVEGYSLQSNIWLLDQELIDLFKKYNITISTSIDGPEDINDYQRGEGYFKRTMDSYHLAKDNGLNINFVLTVTDYSKDYSDELYDFFKENEMNLKIHAALPSLRGDNADPWTLDQEEHGKLLVDWLDKYLYDLDKFSIMDLDHIAKSTLRRRGTLCTFADCIGVTLAVGADGSIYPCYRFVGMDDYVLGNVGDNPSFEDLKTSAAWKKLQEFKEYVEENCKKCRHMKYCLGGCPYNAIVATGTSKAVDPQCTAYKMIFDDVSKKANKEFARNAIPGLAQPKPKTEDDPYSIMDLMMK, from the coding sequence ATGACATTTCATGTAATGATAATTCCAACACTTAATTGTCCATCAAACTGCAAATATTGTTGGGGTTCAGAAAAAGAGAGTCCTGTAATGGATATTAAAATTATAGACCAGATTGTAGATTGGCTAAAAGATTTTAGAGATGATAAAGTTCATTTTACATTCCATGGAGGAGAACCCTTACTTGCAGGTTATGATTTCTACAAATATGCTCTTGAAAAGTTAAATACACTTCCAAATGTTGAAGGATATTCATTGCAAAGTAATATTTGGCTTTTAGATCAAGAATTGATTGACCTATTTAAAAAATACAATATTACAATAAGTACAAGTATTGATGGTCCTGAAGACATAAATGATTATCAGAGAGGAGAAGGATACTTTAAAAGAACAATGGACAGTTATCATCTAGCTAAAGATAATGGATTGAACATTAACTTTGTTTTAACCGTAACCGATTATTCTAAGGATTATAGTGATGAGCTTTATGACTTTTTTAAAGAAAATGAAATGAATTTAAAAATACATGCAGCTCTTCCATCATTACGTGGAGATAATGCTGATCCATGGACCCTTGATCAAGAGGAACATGGAAAATTGTTGGTTGATTGGCTGGACAAATACCTATACGATTTAGATAAATTTTCCATAATGGATCTGGACCATATAGCTAAAAGTACACTTAGAAGAAGAGGTACCTTATGCACATTTGCCGATTGTATTGGAGTAACTCTTGCTGTCGGTGCTGATGGATCCATCTATCCTTGTTATCGTTTTGTTGGGATGGATGACTATGTTCTTGGAAATGTGGGGGACAATCCTTCTTTTGAGGACTTGAAAACATCTGCAGCGTGGAAAAAACTTCAGGAATTTAAAGAATATGTTGAAGAAAACTGTAAAAAATGCAGACATATGAAATATTGTCTTGGAGGATGTCCATATAATGCAATTGTAGCTACAGGAACATCCAAAGCAGTGGACCCTCAGTGCACTGCATATAAAATGATTTTTGATGATGTTTCAAAAAAGGCAAATAAAGAATTTGCAAGAAATGCAATTCCTGGCCTTGCACAGCCAAAACCAAAAACAGAAGACGATCCTTATAGCATAATGGATTTAATGATGAAATAA
- a CDS encoding TIGR04165 family Cys-rich peptide: MKLEELLAPCPKCGSKDKTAHRRMLDNYKAHAELDTVKCDECGYIFLVNENMEEDEKKKIIKELNKYYG, encoded by the coding sequence ATGAAACTTGAAGAATTACTCGCACCATGTCCAAAATGTGGATCTAAAGATAAAACCGCACATAGACGTATGTTAGACAATTATAAAGCACATGCAGAATTAGACACTGTAAAATGTGATGAATGCGGATATATCTTCCTTGTTAACGAAAATATGGAAGAAGATGAAAAGAAAAAAATAATTAAAGAACTAAACAAATACTACGGATAA